The following coding sequences lie in one Falco naumanni isolate bFalNau1 chromosome 18, bFalNau1.pat, whole genome shotgun sequence genomic window:
- the LOC121098869 gene encoding keratin, type I cytoskeletal 19-like → MSCSIKQTTGSLRGRTSGGSCVIGGGGGGGGARISSVSSGRYTTCGIGGSRGFSGRSYCGGVNYGGGLSTGSLVGGNYGGGLGAAVLGGCSGIGFSGGSARFGGGMGGGLGIGLGGGVVGGGFAGDGILLSGDEKVTMQNLNDRLASYLDKVRCLEQENADLECRIREWYAKQGPFCEPRDYSCYYKEIEDLQNQIVCATIDNNKIILNIDNSRMTADDFRVKYETELALRQSVEADINGLRQVLDQLTLCRSDLEAQLESLREELCCLKKNHEEEMNCLRKQSTGDVSVEVNACPGPDLRKILEEMRCQYETLIERNRKEVEDWYECKIEEVNREVITSGQEVETCNNQVTELRRQLQALEIDLQAQLSQRDNLESSLAETECRYNNHLAELQSQITCVEQQLADLRAEMECQNQEYKILLDVKCRLEQEIHTYRCLLEGGQQDLIQQGGIGQSSGLGGGVARTSGIGGGGIIRTSHTYTTSSQMPSCAAAEIQVPCRRICD, encoded by the exons ATGAGTTGTAGTATTAAGCAGACAACTGGCTCTCTCAGGGGCAGGACCAGCGGTGGCAGCTGTGTtattggtggtggtggtggcggtggaGGAGCACGGATCTCCTCAGTCTCTTCTGGAAGATACACGACTTGCGGGATAGGTGGTAGCCGAGGGTTTTCTGGTAGAAGCTACTGTGGTGGTGTGAATTACGGAGGAGGACTGAGCACTGGCAGTTTGGTTGGTGGAAACTATGGAGGTGGCTTAGGAGCCGCTGTCCTTGGAGGATGTTCAGGCATTGGATTCAGCGGTGGCAGTGCTCGCTTTGGCGGTGGCATGGGGGGTGGCCTTGGTATTGGTCTTGGTGGAGGGGTAGTTGGAGGTGGTTTTGCTGGTGATGGCATTCTTCTTTCTGGTGACGAAAAAGTCACCATGCAGAACCTTAATGACCGCCTGGCTTCTTACCTGGACAAGGTGAGGTGCCTGGAACAAGAAAATGCTGACCTGGAGTGCAGAATCAGGGAGTGGTATGCCAAGCAGGGCCCTTTTTGTGAGCCCCGGGACTACAGCTGCTATTATAAAGAAATAGAAGATCTTCAGAACCAG ATTGTCTGTGCAACCATAGACAACAACAAGATCATTCTGAACATTGATAACAGCAGGATGACAGCTGACGACTTCCGTGTGAA GTACGAGACGGAGCTGGCCCTGCGCCAGAGCGTGGAGGCTGACATTAATGGTTTACGCCAAGTCCTGGATCAGCTGACTCTGTGCAGGTCTGACCTGGAGGCACAGCTGGAGTCGCTGCGGgaggagctctgctgcctgAAGAAGAACCACGAGGAG GAAATGAACTGTCTGAGGAAACAATCGACTGGAGATGTGAGCGTGGAGGTCAATGCCTGTCCTGGCCCAGACCTGAGGAAGATCCTGGAGGAGATGAGGTGCCAGTATGAAACGCTGATTGAACGTAATCGCAAAGAAGTTGAGGATTGGTATGAGTGCAAG ATTGAGGAGGTGAATCGGGAGGTTATTACAAGCGGTCAGGAGGTAGAGACGTGCAACAACCAGGTTACTGAACTGAGACGCCAATTGCAAGCCCTGGAAATCGATCTCCAAGCTCAGCTCAGCCAG AGGGACAACTTGGAATCCTCGCTGGCTGAGACAGAGTGTCGCTACAACAACCACCTTGCTGAGCTCCAGAGCCAAATCACCTGCGTGGAGCAGCAACTGGCTGACCTGCGCGCAGAAATGGAGTGCCAGAACCAAGAGTACAAGATCCTGCTGGACGTCAAATGCCGTCTGGAGCAGGAGATCCATACGTACCGCTGCCTGCTGGAGGGTGGACAGCAGGACCTTAT TCAGCAAGGAGGAATTGGTCAGTCTTCGGGTCTAGGAGGAGGAGTTGCAAGAACAAGTGGAATAGGAGGAGGAGGTATTATTAGAACAAGCCACACTTACACTACGTCTTCCCAGATGCCATCCTGTGCAGCTGCGGAGATACAAG TGCCTTGCAGAAGGATTTGTGATTAA
- the LOC121099046 gene encoding keratin, type I cytoskeletal 19-like: MSCNIKETITVSSKGRSSGGSCIIGGGGGARISSYTIGSGRGFSGRSYCGGVNYGGGLSVGSLAGGSYGGGNCYGNGLGFGLGGGVVVGGLGGDCLLSSCDEKVTMQNLNDRLASYLDKVKCLEKENAELECRIREWYATQGLSCEPRDYSCYYKEIEDLQNQIVCATIDNNKIILDIDNSRMAADDFRVKYETELALRQSVEADINGLRQVLDQLTLCRSDLEAQLESLREELCCLKKNHEEEMNCLRKQSTGDVSVEVNACPGPDLRQILEDLRCQYETLIARNRKEVEDWYECKIEEVNREVITSGQEVETCNNQVTELRRQLQALEIDLQAQLSQRNNLESSLAETECQYNTLLGELQNQITCVEQQLAEIRAEIECQNQEYKTLLDVKCRLEQEIQTYRCLLEGGQQDLIHGGGIGVGTGVGGGVIRTSHTYTTTSSSHCQPQVPPCKTGDIQVTCRRICD, encoded by the exons ATGAGTTGCAACATTAAGGAGACTATTACTGTGTCTAGCAAAGGCAGGAGCAGTGGTGGCAGCTGTATcattggtggtggtggtggagcaCGGATTTCTTCCTATACGATAGGCAGTGGCAGAGGTTTTTCTGGAAGGAGTTACTGCGGTGGAGTGAATTATGGAGGGGGTCTGAGTGTTGGTAGCTTGGCTGGTGGGAGCTATGGAGGTGGCAACTGCTATGGCAATGGCCTTGGTTTTGGCCTTGGAGGTGGTGTGGTTGTTGGTGGTCTTGGTGGCGACTGTTTGCTTTCATCCTGCGATGAGAAGGTCACCATGCAAAATCTCAATGACCGCCTGGCTTCCTATCTGGACAAGGTGAAGTgcttggagaaggaaaatgctgaactgGAATGCAGAATCAGAGAGTGGTATGCTACACAGGGCCTCTCCTGCGAGCCCCGGGACTACAGCTGCTATTACAAAGAAATTGAAGATCTTCAGAATCAG ATTGTCTGTGCAACCATTGATAACAACAAGATCATTCTCGACATTGATAATAGCAGGATGGCTGCTGACGACTTCCGTGTGAA GTACGAGACAGAGCTGGCCCTGCGCCAGAGCGTGGAGGCTGACATTAATGGTTTACGCCAAGTCCTGGATCAGCTGACTCTGTGCAGGTCTGACCTGGAGGCACAGCTGGAGTCGCTGCGGgaggagctctgctgcctgAAGAAGAACCACGAGGAG GAGATGAACTGCCTGAGAAAACAATCAACTGGAGACGTGAGCGTGGAGGTCAATGCCTGCCCTGGACCAGATCTCAGGCAAATCTTGGAGGATTTGAGATGCCAGTATGAAACACTGATAGCGCGCAACCGCAAGGAAGTTGAGGATTGGTATGAGTGCAAG ATTGAGGAGGTGAATCGGGAGGTTATTACAAGCGGTCAGGAGGTAGAGACGTGCAACAACCAGGTTACTGAACTGAGACGCCAATTGCAAGCCCTGGAAATCGATCTCCAAGCTCAGCTCAGCCAG agaaataatttgGAATCCTCTCTGGCTGAGACTGAGTGCCAGTACAACACCCTCCTCGGTGAGCTACAGAACCAGATCACATGCGTGGAGCAGCAATTGGCTGAAATAAGAGCGGAAATAGAGTGCCAGAACCAAGAATACAAGACCTTACTGGACGTCAAGTGCCGTTTGGAGCAGGAGATTCAGACCTACCGGTGCTTGTTGGAAGGAGGACAGCAGGACCTTAT TCATGGAGGAGGAATCGGCGTCGGAACCGGTGTAGGAGGAGGAGTCATTAGGACAAGCCACACCTATACTACAACTTCATCTTCCCATTGCCAGCCCCAAGTCCCACCCTGCAAGACCGGAGATATACAAG tgaccTGCAGAAGAATTTGTGATTAA